One genomic window of Polyangium aurulentum includes the following:
- a CDS encoding serine/threonine-protein kinase PknK, which produces MRCGDVVDNRFEIEQLAGSGGMGAIFRARDRRTGELVALKTIRGDANELGERFAQEARVLSEIQHPAVVRYVTHGVTGEGDAYLVMEWLEGETLSQRLRRSGLDLVEALVMARRAASALAAAHARGIVHRDIKPANIFLPDKDPAQTKIIDFGLARDAALSMGTRTGIILGTPGYLSPEQARGKKPIGPPADVFSLGCVLYRCATGRAPFEGEDTVAVLAKLVFEDAPRARDVRPELPRQLDEVLARMMAKDPANRLPDGAAALRALAAIQIGSPTLPDGAALAQALGQNGPPSRVSAVAITLAEEGLVNVVVAAARPGDPSSAALFSSGEAWTKIARAIHPFGVELAALPDGSLVATLLDSDPFDQAMRAARCALVLRDGLPGRTVALATGRRAPADNAALGRVIDRAVAMTRGEGAARVPPNAVRVDDTTAATLERYFEIVNAGALRLLMREREPSEAWPRMLLGQPTHLVGREREIEVLTSLWRQCVDGPSPRAVIITGPSGVGKSRLRHELLRVARATQPRPVVWTARSDPMRAGSPFGMMAELVRRAIAGGKLPARLAQHMGPVEGTRAAAFLGELCGAPLQGAAVPALAAARHDPALMGEQLRRAFEDLLRVELKERPLVLVLEDLQWGDLPTVQCVGDALRTLADRPLFVLALARPEMHEVFPNLWSDRGAETLYLGELGPEASAALVRQSLGEDVPAAVVSEIVERAAGNAFFLEEMIRARKEGNGEVPETVLAMVEARMKRLEPDARLVLRAASVFGMTFWKSGVAELLGERDNPARCNHWLPELERRELIARRRSDSRFPGEEEYAFRQAPLRDAAYEMLTDEDEELGHRLAGDWLERVGERDAPTLAEHFERGGEGARAAIWYLEAAERAMKGNDFKSAEALARRGIDCGAKGEMLGALHLVLAETERCTGKNVEAHRDAFEAARLLARGGARWLHAAAELGQTSASIGRYDQLMTVVEELRGMEPAGIDHAIAAARIATQIFYAGRADLAEMLLARAERAAEKEASPDPLVLAYVARARAARAVIEGDVLAFMTLMREASEDFERAGALRSAMVQQANVAQGYVQLGAYATAERALRDLFGRAETMGYQSLIDDLGPLFGLTLLGVGAVDEARARALAASEAAARKQSPRVQANAHICLARIALAAGDLEGAEREARAAVAVNGSPPAARVYAKGLLGLVLVRRGRAAEGRVFTQEAVTLLDLLKGADECAALVRLAHVEALAALEPTKARAALASARASLLARAAKISDPDWRTSFLQRVPENAHTLAMAEAWLGPAA; this is translated from the coding sequence CGCGTTTTGTCGGAAATTCAGCACCCGGCGGTGGTGCGTTACGTGACCCACGGCGTCACCGGCGAGGGCGACGCGTACCTCGTCATGGAGTGGCTCGAAGGCGAGACGCTCTCGCAGCGGCTCAGGCGCAGCGGCCTCGATCTCGTCGAGGCCCTCGTCATGGCCCGCCGGGCCGCCTCCGCGCTCGCCGCCGCGCACGCGCGAGGCATCGTCCATCGCGACATCAAGCCCGCCAATATCTTCCTGCCCGACAAAGACCCGGCGCAAACCAAGATCATCGATTTCGGCCTCGCGCGCGACGCGGCGCTGTCCATGGGGACGCGCACCGGCATCATCCTCGGCACCCCGGGCTACCTGTCGCCCGAGCAAGCGCGCGGAAAAAAGCCCATCGGCCCCCCCGCAGACGTCTTCTCGCTCGGATGCGTGCTCTACCGCTGCGCGACGGGGCGCGCGCCATTCGAAGGCGAAGACACGGTCGCCGTGCTCGCCAAGCTCGTCTTCGAGGATGCGCCGCGCGCGCGCGATGTCCGCCCCGAGCTGCCCCGCCAGCTCGACGAGGTGCTCGCGCGGATGATGGCCAAGGACCCAGCAAACCGCCTCCCCGACGGAGCCGCAGCGCTGCGCGCGCTCGCCGCGATCCAGATCGGCTCGCCCACCCTGCCCGACGGCGCCGCGCTGGCCCAGGCGTTGGGACAAAACGGCCCGCCCTCGCGCGTATCGGCCGTCGCCATCACGCTCGCCGAGGAGGGTCTCGTGAACGTGGTCGTCGCCGCCGCGAGGCCGGGCGATCCCTCGTCCGCCGCGCTCTTCTCCTCCGGCGAGGCGTGGACGAAGATCGCGCGCGCCATCCACCCCTTCGGCGTCGAGCTCGCGGCCTTGCCTGACGGATCGCTCGTCGCCACCCTGCTCGACAGCGATCCCTTCGACCAGGCCATGCGCGCCGCCCGCTGCGCGCTGGTCCTTCGCGATGGCTTGCCAGGACGCACCGTCGCGCTCGCGACGGGACGGCGCGCGCCTGCGGACAACGCGGCGCTCGGGCGCGTGATCGATCGGGCCGTGGCCATGACCCGCGGCGAGGGGGCCGCGCGCGTGCCGCCGAACGCCGTGCGCGTCGACGACACGACGGCGGCGACGCTCGAGCGCTACTTCGAGATCGTCAACGCCGGCGCCCTGCGGCTGCTCATGCGCGAGCGCGAGCCGTCGGAGGCGTGGCCGCGGATGCTGCTCGGCCAGCCCACGCACCTCGTCGGGCGCGAGCGCGAGATCGAGGTGCTGACCTCACTGTGGAGGCAGTGCGTCGACGGGCCTTCGCCCCGCGCGGTGATCATCACCGGGCCCTCGGGCGTCGGCAAATCGCGCCTGCGGCACGAGCTTCTGCGCGTCGCGCGCGCGACCCAGCCCCGCCCCGTCGTGTGGACGGCGCGCAGCGATCCCATGCGCGCAGGCTCGCCCTTCGGGATGATGGCGGAGCTGGTGCGCCGCGCGATCGCCGGGGGCAAACTGCCGGCGCGCCTCGCGCAGCACATGGGCCCGGTGGAAGGCACGCGCGCCGCCGCGTTCCTGGGCGAGCTTTGCGGCGCGCCTCTCCAGGGCGCAGCCGTGCCCGCGCTCGCGGCGGCGCGGCACGATCCGGCGCTCATGGGCGAGCAGCTCCGCCGCGCGTTCGAGGACCTCCTGCGGGTCGAGCTGAAGGAGCGGCCGCTCGTCCTCGTGCTCGAGGACCTGCAATGGGGCGACCTGCCCACCGTGCAGTGCGTGGGCGACGCGCTGCGCACCCTCGCCGATCGCCCGCTCTTCGTGCTCGCGCTCGCGCGCCCCGAGATGCACGAGGTCTTCCCGAACCTGTGGTCCGATCGCGGCGCCGAGACGCTCTACCTCGGCGAGCTCGGGCCCGAGGCGAGCGCGGCGCTCGTGAGGCAGTCGCTCGGCGAGGACGTGCCCGCCGCCGTGGTGAGCGAGATCGTCGAGCGCGCCGCGGGGAACGCGTTCTTCCTCGAGGAGATGATCCGCGCCCGCAAAGAGGGCAACGGCGAGGTGCCGGAGACCGTGCTCGCCATGGTGGAGGCGCGCATGAAGCGGCTCGAACCCGACGCGCGCCTCGTGCTGCGCGCCGCGAGCGTCTTCGGCATGACCTTCTGGAAGAGCGGCGTGGCCGAGCTGCTCGGCGAGCGCGACAACCCCGCGCGGTGCAACCACTGGCTGCCCGAACTCGAGCGCCGCGAGCTCATCGCGCGGCGCCGCTCCGACAGCCGTTTCCCCGGCGAAGAAGAGTACGCCTTCCGCCAGGCGCCCCTGCGCGACGCCGCCTACGAGATGCTCACCGACGAGGACGAGGAGCTCGGGCACAGGCTCGCGGGCGACTGGCTCGAACGCGTCGGCGAGCGCGACGCCCCCACGCTGGCCGAGCACTTCGAGCGCGGCGGCGAGGGTGCGCGCGCGGCGATCTGGTATCTCGAAGCCGCCGAGCGCGCGATGAAGGGCAACGACTTCAAGAGCGCAGAGGCCCTCGCGCGGCGCGGCATCGATTGCGGTGCGAAGGGCGAGATGCTCGGCGCGCTGCACCTCGTGCTCGCCGAGACCGAGCGGTGCACGGGCAAGAACGTCGAGGCGCACCGCGACGCCTTCGAGGCGGCGCGCCTGCTCGCGCGCGGCGGGGCGCGGTGGCTGCACGCCGCGGCCGAGCTCGGACAGACCAGCGCGAGCATCGGCCGCTACGATCAGCTCATGACGGTGGTCGAGGAGCTGCGCGGCATGGAGCCCGCCGGCATCGATCACGCGATCGCAGCGGCGCGCATCGCGACGCAGATCTTCTACGCGGGCCGGGCCGACCTCGCCGAGATGCTCCTCGCGCGGGCCGAGCGCGCAGCCGAGAAGGAGGCGAGCCCCGATCCGCTCGTGCTCGCGTACGTCGCGCGGGCGCGCGCGGCGAGGGCCGTGATCGAGGGCGACGTGCTCGCGTTCATGACGCTCATGCGCGAGGCGTCCGAGGACTTCGAGCGCGCGGGCGCGCTCCGATCCGCGATGGTCCAGCAGGCGAACGTCGCGCAAGGCTACGTGCAGCTCGGCGCGTATGCGACCGCGGAGCGCGCGCTGCGCGACCTCTTCGGGCGCGCGGAGACGATGGGGTATCAGAGCCTCATCGACGATCTCGGCCCGCTCTTCGGCCTCACGCTGCTCGGCGTGGGCGCGGTCGACGAGGCGCGCGCGCGGGCCCTCGCCGCGAGCGAGGCTGCGGCGCGCAAGCAATCGCCGCGCGTCCAGGCGAACGCGCACATCTGTCTCGCCCGCATCGCGCTGGCGGCGGGCGACCTCGAGGGCGCCGAGCGTGAGGCACGCGCGGCCGTGGCCGTGAACGGCAGCCCGCCTGCCGCGCGCGTCTACGCGAAGGGCCTGCTCGGCCTCGTGCTCGTGCGCAGGGGGCGCGCGGCCGAGGGGCGCGTCTTCACGCAGGAGGCGGTGACGCTGCTCGATCTGTTGAAGGGCGCCGACGAGTGCGCGGCGCTCGTGAGGCTCGCGCACGTCGAGGCCCTCGCCGCGCTCGAGCCGACCAAGGCGCGTGCGGCGCTCGCCTCGGCGCGAGCGAGCCTCCTGGCGCGCGCGGCGAAGATCTCCGATCCGGACTGGCGCACGAGCTTCTTGCAGCGCGTGCCCGAGAACGCGCACACGCTCGCGATGGCCGAAGCGTGGCTCGGTCCGGCTGCCTGA
- the hrpA gene encoding ATP-dependent RNA helicase HrpA gives MTTRAPRNPKPTPPVAEAREGGPIRFPEELPISARVADIARAINDHPVVIVAGETGSGKTTQLPKICLAMGRGLSARIGVTQPRRIAATSVAARVARELDVELGREVGYKIRFSDRTSPATYVKFMTDGILLAEIQGDPQLRAYDTIIVDEAHERSLNIDFLLGYLKRLLPRRRDLRVVISSATLETERYAAFFDDAPVVQVSGRTFPVEVIHRPPREDEGEIAEAIANTVEEITSLDPREDILVFLPGEREIHEAMDELASHGLPHTVLLPLYGRLPPGEQQRVFQTLPQRRVVLATNVAETSLTIPGIVYVIDAGYARINRYLARSGVNSLQVEPISRASAEQRKGRAGRLRSGVCFRLYDEKDFEARPQYTDPEILRVGLASAILQMKSLGIGDIRDFPFLDPPPKRAVDEGYRVLEELGAIDDDGALTEIGKKLSRLPLDPRLGRMILGGEAEGALREVLVIAAALGVQDPRERPLAAQQKADEAHRRFRDETSDFAGLLKLWHAYQGAQAKMSRNQLHKWCRDNFLSHLRMREWSDVHHQIGQIAREMGFRPNDAPASDEAIHKAVVPGLLSKIGMWNAEARAYVGARQTRFVLHPSSGLARKPPPWVMAAELMETSQLFARTAARVDPAWLEGAAGALVRKHYGDPHWEQKPAQVMAKEQVSLYGLPIVRDRRVHYGPIDPAASRKIFILHALVRQEYATKAPFMEHNRRLFEEVRRLRDRARKSDMLADEHALALFFEERVPDDVYSGKTFEQWRKKAEADNPKILELSLADVLLEEANELSPERFPETLSLYGTKLALTYRFDPGEDDDGITVTLPIALLPQVDPGVLEWIIPGWHDDKIALVLESLPKNLRKAIGGVKEVAKEFSRKLKPFEGPMLEVLARAIQERTGVRVPPDSWNLDDLPPYLRFYFRVVGDDGRTLGEGRDLGTLKERLGARAKEAWAGASKANLEREGLTSWSFDALPEEVRIEVGGRKVAGYPALVETDNTVALRILPSRAAADEANRSGLRRLCMTQMGMPMNKLEAQISSAVATGPLADSAGAGGLPLRRQIVIRAFDDALGLTDPASYPRTRAAFLARLDEGKRKLPGAMAQLGKLAGEVSAEYARTHHALKAISGKPGAPRAALDDVRTQLAHLAPPGMFRDMRLERLAHLPRYLRAIQVRLERMPNGPQKDQAKAEQVLPFWNNWLKHREGLLARGVPAEDLDTFRWLIEEFRVSLFAPELKTAVPVSAQRLTEFWKLFTA, from the coding sequence GTGACGACCCGCGCCCCCCGAAATCCCAAGCCCACTCCGCCCGTCGCCGAGGCCCGGGAGGGCGGGCCGATCCGTTTCCCCGAGGAGCTGCCCATCTCGGCGCGCGTGGCCGACATCGCCCGCGCGATCAACGACCACCCCGTGGTGATCGTCGCCGGTGAGACGGGCTCGGGCAAGACCACGCAGCTCCCGAAGATCTGCCTCGCGATGGGCCGCGGTTTGTCGGCCCGCATCGGCGTCACGCAGCCCCGCCGCATCGCAGCGACCAGCGTGGCCGCCCGCGTCGCGCGCGAGCTCGACGTCGAGCTCGGCCGGGAGGTCGGATACAAGATTCGCTTCTCCGATCGCACGAGCCCGGCGACTTACGTCAAGTTCATGACCGACGGCATCCTGCTCGCCGAGATCCAGGGTGACCCGCAGTTGCGCGCGTACGACACGATCATCGTCGACGAGGCGCACGAGCGCAGCCTCAACATCGATTTTCTCCTCGGCTACCTGAAGCGGCTTCTGCCGCGGCGGCGCGATCTGCGCGTGGTCATCAGCTCTGCCACGCTCGAGACCGAGCGCTATGCGGCCTTCTTCGACGACGCGCCCGTCGTGCAGGTCTCGGGCCGGACCTTCCCCGTCGAGGTGATTCACAGGCCGCCGCGCGAGGACGAGGGCGAGATCGCCGAGGCCATCGCGAACACGGTCGAGGAGATCACCTCGCTCGATCCGCGCGAGGACATCCTGGTCTTTCTGCCGGGCGAGCGCGAGATTCACGAGGCGATGGACGAGCTCGCCTCGCACGGGCTGCCGCACACCGTGCTCCTGCCGCTCTATGGTCGATTGCCGCCGGGCGAGCAGCAGCGGGTGTTCCAGACGCTGCCCCAGCGCAGGGTCGTGCTGGCGACGAACGTGGCCGAGACCTCGCTGACGATCCCGGGCATCGTGTACGTGATCGACGCGGGTTATGCGCGCATCAATCGCTATCTCGCGCGCTCGGGGGTGAACTCATTGCAGGTCGAGCCCATTTCGCGCGCGAGCGCCGAGCAGCGCAAGGGCCGCGCGGGTCGCCTGCGCAGCGGCGTTTGCTTCCGGCTCTACGACGAGAAGGATTTCGAGGCGCGCCCCCAGTACACGGATCCGGAGATCCTGCGCGTCGGTCTCGCGAGCGCCATCTTGCAGATGAAATCGCTCGGGATTGGCGACATCCGCGATTTTCCCTTCCTCGACCCGCCCCCGAAGCGCGCCGTCGACGAGGGATACCGGGTGCTCGAGGAGCTGGGCGCGATCGACGACGACGGCGCGCTGACCGAGATCGGCAAGAAGCTCTCGCGATTGCCGCTCGATCCGCGTCTCGGCAGGATGATCCTGGGCGGCGAGGCGGAGGGCGCCTTGCGCGAGGTGCTCGTCATCGCGGCCGCGCTCGGCGTGCAGGACCCGCGCGAGCGGCCCCTCGCGGCGCAGCAAAAGGCCGACGAGGCGCACCGGCGCTTCCGCGACGAGACATCCGATTTCGCGGGGCTGCTCAAGCTCTGGCACGCCTATCAGGGCGCGCAGGCGAAGATGTCGCGCAACCAGCTCCACAAATGGTGCAGGGACAACTTCCTCTCGCACCTGCGCATGCGCGAGTGGAGCGACGTGCACCATCAAATTGGTCAGATCGCCCGGGAGATGGGCTTTCGGCCGAACGACGCGCCCGCGAGCGACGAGGCGATCCACAAGGCCGTGGTGCCGGGGCTGCTCAGCAAGATCGGCATGTGGAATGCGGAGGCGCGGGCTTATGTCGGGGCGCGGCAGACGCGCTTCGTGCTGCACCCGTCGTCGGGGCTCGCGAGGAAGCCGCCCCCGTGGGTGATGGCGGCCGAGCTGATGGAGACCTCGCAGCTCTTCGCCCGCACGGCGGCGCGCGTCGATCCGGCGTGGCTCGAAGGCGCGGCCGGGGCGCTCGTCCGGAAGCATTACGGAGATCCCCACTGGGAGCAGAAGCCCGCGCAGGTGATGGCGAAGGAGCAAGTCTCGCTCTACGGCCTGCCCATCGTCCGTGACCGCCGCGTTCATTACGGCCCCATCGATCCGGCCGCGTCGCGCAAGATCTTCATCCTCCACGCGCTCGTGCGGCAGGAGTACGCGACGAAGGCTCCGTTCATGGAGCACAACAGGAGGCTCTTCGAGGAGGTGCGGCGATTGCGCGACAGGGCGCGCAAGAGCGACATGCTCGCCGACGAGCACGCGCTCGCCCTCTTCTTCGAGGAGCGCGTCCCCGACGACGTGTACAGCGGCAAGACCTTCGAGCAATGGCGCAAGAAGGCCGAGGCCGATAACCCGAAGATCCTCGAGCTGTCCCTCGCCGACGTCCTCCTCGAAGAGGCGAACGAGCTATCGCCCGAGCGCTTCCCCGAGACGCTCTCGCTCTACGGGACCAAGCTCGCGCTCACGTATCGGTTCGATCCGGGCGAGGACGACGACGGGATCACGGTGACATTGCCGATCGCGCTCTTGCCGCAGGTCGATCCGGGCGTGCTCGAATGGATCATCCCCGGCTGGCACGACGACAAGATCGCGCTCGTCCTCGAATCGCTGCCCAAGAACCTGCGCAAGGCGATCGGCGGGGTGAAGGAGGTCGCCAAGGAGTTCTCGCGCAAGCTCAAGCCTTTCGAGGGGCCCATGCTCGAGGTCCTCGCGCGCGCAATTCAAGAGCGCACGGGCGTGCGCGTGCCGCCGGATTCGTGGAACCTCGACGATCTGCCCCCGTATCTGCGGTTTTACTTCCGCGTGGTCGGCGACGACGGCCGCACGCTCGGCGAGGGGCGCGATCTCGGCACGCTGAAGGAGCGGCTCGGCGCGCGGGCCAAGGAGGCGTGGGCGGGCGCGTCGAAGGCGAACCTCGAGCGCGAGGGGCTCACGTCGTGGAGCTTCGACGCGCTGCCCGAGGAGGTGCGGATCGAGGTCGGCGGGCGCAAGGTGGCCGGCTATCCGGCGCTCGTCGAGACCGACAACACGGTGGCCCTGCGCATCCTGCCCTCGCGCGCGGCGGCGGACGAGGCGAACCGGAGCGGCCTGCGGCGGCTGTGCATGACGCAAATGGGCATGCCGATGAACAAGCTCGAAGCGCAGATCTCCTCGGCCGTCGCGACGGGCCCGCTCGCAGACAGCGCGGGCGCGGGCGGCTTGCCCTTGCGAAGGCAGATCGTGATTCGCGCGTTCGACGATGCGCTCGGCTTGACCGATCCGGCATCGTATCCGAGGACGCGCGCCGCCTTCTTGGCGAGGCTCGACGAGGGAAAGAGGAAGCTGCCCGGCGCGATGGCGCAGCTCGGCAAGCTCGCGGGGGAGGTGAGCGCCGAGTATGCCCGGACGCACCATGCGCTGAAGGCAATCTCGGGCAAGCCCGGGGCGCCGCGGGCGGCGCTCGACGACGTGCGAACGCAGCTCGCGCACCTCGCGCCGCCGGGGATGTTCCGGGACATGCGGCTCGAACGGCTCGCGCATCTGCCTCGCTATCTGCGCGCAATCCAGGTGCGGCTCGAACGCATGCCCAATGGCCCGCAGAAGGATCAAGCCAAGGCCGAACAGGTGCTGCCCTTCTGGAACAACTGGCTCAAGCATCGCGAGGGGCTCCTCGCGCGCGGCGTGCCGGCGGAGGACCTCGACACGTTCCGCTGGCTCATCGAGGAGTTTCGCGTCTCCCTGTTCGCGCCGGAGCTGAAGACGGCGGTGCCGGTGTCGGCGCAGAGGCTCACGGAGTTCTGGAAGCTGTTCACGGCCTGA
- the rnz gene encoding ribonuclease Z, translated as MSSMRLTFLGTSAAAPTAYRNLSGLFLKREGQSFLFDCGEGTQRQMIRYGTGFALDAVFFTHFHADHYLGIIGFVRTLGMLGRTDPLVLYGPRPAATFLPKVLRLGAEDASLPVEVIEVNHGTVIRGDGYRIEAFATDHRVPSVGYALIEDERPGRFDLSAARTLGIPDGPLFGRLQRGEAITLPDGRDITPDLVIGPPRPGRRVVVSGDTRPCEATTLISQGADLVIHEATFGDFEQGRAVDTRHSTAREAARVAKEAGARRLVLTHLSTRYDREPGTLLEQAKEVFDACEVADDGLVIDLPQHD; from the coding sequence ATGTCGAGCATGCGCCTGACCTTCCTGGGCACCTCCGCCGCGGCCCCCACCGCGTACAGGAACCTCTCCGGTCTGTTCCTCAAGCGCGAGGGCCAGTCGTTCCTGTTCGACTGCGGCGAAGGAACGCAGCGCCAGATGATCCGCTACGGCACGGGCTTCGCCCTCGACGCCGTCTTCTTCACCCATTTCCACGCCGACCATTACCTCGGCATCATCGGCTTCGTCCGCACCCTCGGCATGCTCGGACGCACCGACCCGCTCGTGCTCTATGGCCCGCGCCCCGCGGCCACGTTCCTGCCCAAGGTCCTGCGGCTCGGCGCCGAGGACGCGTCGCTGCCCGTCGAGGTCATCGAGGTCAACCACGGCACCGTCATCCGCGGCGACGGCTATCGCATCGAGGCGTTCGCGACCGACCACCGCGTCCCGTCCGTCGGCTACGCGCTGATCGAGGACGAGCGGCCCGGCCGCTTCGATCTCTCCGCCGCGCGCACCCTCGGCATCCCCGACGGCCCGCTCTTCGGCCGCCTGCAGCGCGGCGAGGCGATCACGCTGCCAGACGGCCGCGACATCACCCCCGATCTCGTGATCGGCCCGCCGAGGCCAGGCCGGCGCGTGGTCGTCTCCGGCGATACGCGCCCCTGCGAGGCGACGACGCTCATCTCGCAAGGCGCCGATCTCGTCATTCACGAGGCGACCTTCGGCGATTTCGAGCAGGGGCGCGCGGTGGACACGCGGCACTCGACCGCGCGAGAGGCGGCGCGCGTGGCAAAGGAAGCGGGCGCTCGCCGCCTCGTGCTCACCCACCTGTCGACCCGCTACGACCGCGAGCCGGGGACGCTGCTCGAGCAGGCCAAGGAGGTCTTCGACGCCTGCGAGGTGGCCGACGACGGCCTCGTCATCGACCTGCCGCAGCACGATTGA
- a CDS encoding LEA type 2 family protein, which yields MNALGPRRLVGRTLASGLLALAALCASGCAERPTMRLHHAEIRFASFQGVGLDIFMTVDNTNSFDIQIRNVRVEVFLANRYNLPAIDYSPNTWLPSGEKTVLRVPMVIPYTLIPRLVNETANSPYINYHVRGSADVTATRAFGVERDNYPIDEGGSIPRGDMLAAAGIRF from the coding sequence ATGAACGCCCTCGGACCTCGGCGCCTCGTCGGAAGAACCCTCGCGTCGGGCCTCCTCGCCCTCGCCGCCCTTTGCGCGTCCGGATGCGCCGAGCGCCCCACCATGCGCCTGCACCACGCCGAGATCCGCTTCGCCTCGTTCCAGGGCGTCGGGCTCGACATCTTCATGACCGTCGACAACACCAATTCGTTCGACATCCAGATCCGCAACGTCAGGGTCGAGGTATTCCTCGCCAACCGCTACAATCTGCCCGCGATCGATTACAGCCCCAACACGTGGCTGCCCTCGGGGGAGAAGACGGTCCTCCGCGTCCCCATGGTCATTCCGTACACGCTCATCCCCCGCCTCGTGAACGAGACGGCGAATTCGCCGTACATCAACTATCACGTGCGGGGGAGCGCCGACGTGACGGCCACCCGCGCGTTCGGCGTGGAGCGGGACAATTATCCGATCGACGAGGGCGGCTCCATCCCCCGCGGCGACATGCTCGCGGCCGCCGGCATTCGATTCTGA
- a CDS encoding MerR family transcriptional regulator: MAAGEGKGKGGAPRTWKVGELAKATGTSVRTLHWYDEIGLLSPSDHSRAGHRLYGEEDLSRLQQILSLRQLGFSLDEVRDFLARPDVSALSVIHMHIARLREQMELSRTLLGRLEAMASWLEKNERASADELLKTIEVMQMFEKYYTKEQLAELDARKQALGDDAIAAVQAEWPALIAKVRAEMDKGTPPEAEPVQALARRWMELVNMFTGGNPGIRQSLETAYANEPGARQQMGLDSALSDYVKRACAAAKA; this comes from the coding sequence GTGGCTGCTGGAGAGGGAAAAGGGAAGGGCGGAGCGCCGCGCACGTGGAAGGTCGGCGAGCTCGCAAAGGCGACCGGGACCTCGGTGCGCACGCTCCACTGGTACGACGAGATCGGGCTGCTCTCGCCTTCGGATCACTCGCGCGCGGGGCATCGGCTCTACGGCGAGGAGGATCTATCGCGTTTGCAGCAGATCCTTTCCCTGAGACAGCTCGGGTTCTCGCTCGACGAGGTGCGCGATTTTCTCGCGCGGCCCGACGTCTCGGCCCTGTCCGTCATTCACATGCACATTGCGCGCTTGCGCGAGCAAATGGAGCTGTCTCGCACGCTCCTCGGGCGCCTCGAGGCAATGGCCTCGTGGCTCGAGAAGAACGAGCGCGCATCGGCCGACGAACTGCTGAAGACAATCGAGGTGATGCAAATGTTCGAGAAATACTACACCAAGGAACAGCTCGCCGAGCTCGACGCGCGCAAGCAGGCGCTCGGCGACGATGCGATCGCCGCCGTTCAGGCGGAATGGCCGGCGCTGATCGCCAAGGTCCGCGCCGAGATGGACAAGGGCACGCCTCCCGAGGCCGAGCCCGTGCAGGCTCTCGCGCGGCGCTGGATGGAGCTGGTCAACATGTTCACGGGCGGCAATCCGGGGATCCGTCAATCGCTCGAGACCGCTTACGCGAACGAGCCCGGGGCTCGACAGCAGATGGGGCTCGACAGCGCGCTGTCCGATTACGTGAAGCGAGCGTGCGCGGCCGCCAAGGCGTGA
- a CDS encoding hemerythrin domain-containing protein, with the protein MDATEYLRGEHELLRWLFQAIRETPPEERNKRQALVDELSEQLVMHELLEEQVFYPALGHASDLVLHAMADHQHTRELLALVQSIEPACQRFSEQFEVLRRTTEEHLAEEERVLFAAARDLGRKEMLRLGELLEKRKRQLAESPEEKAVRHFNRTAWKVV; encoded by the coding sequence ATGGATGCCACGGAATACCTACGCGGCGAGCACGAGCTGTTGCGCTGGCTCTTCCAAGCGATCCGCGAGACCCCCCCCGAGGAGCGAAACAAGCGTCAAGCGCTGGTCGACGAGCTGTCCGAGCAGCTGGTCATGCACGAGCTGCTCGAGGAGCAGGTGTTCTATCCAGCGCTGGGGCACGCAAGCGACCTCGTGCTGCACGCGATGGCCGATCACCAGCACACGAGGGAGCTGCTCGCGCTGGTCCAGAGCATCGAGCCCGCTTGCCAGAGGTTCTCGGAGCAATTCGAGGTCCTGCGCCGGACGACCGAGGAGCACCTCGCCGAGGAGGAGCGCGTGCTCTTCGCGGCGGCGAGGGACCTCGGGCGCAAGGAGATGTTGCGGCTCGGCGAGCTGCTCGAGAAGCGCAAGCGCCAGCTCGCCGAATCGCCCGAAGAAAAGGCCGTGCGACATTTCAACCGGACGGCGTGGAAGGTCGTTTGA